In Archangium violaceum, the following are encoded in one genomic region:
- the sctV gene encoding type III secretion system export apparatus subunit SctV, which produces MNQLVKLLMRARKSSDVVLAVAMAAVLGALIIPLPPWLLDMGLAINLAAAVALLVAALYARDALKVTSFPTLLLFTTLFRLALNVSSTRLALAEGHAGEIIQAFGEFVVRGDYVVGAVIFAILTLVQFLVVAKGAERVAEVSARFTLDAMPGKQMSIDADLRAGAIDQAQARRRRRDLERESQMFGAMDGAMKFVKGDVIAGLVIVAVNLLGGICIGILQNGMTLAEAASTYALIAIGDGLVSQIPSLCIAVAAGLVVTRVASEKEEDSLGSEIGSQLFGEAKALWVVAALCVALAAMPGMPHLTFLGLGAALGGLAHALKSMKAAVTEEEAAAARVEGKPEAGAAAQGGAGAPPESAVAPVGVAPLTVDLAPDLTPMAQEQGGAFVHQVLNRVRDEVFYELGVRVPGIRVRTEAAYLPAGTYRILVDEVPAGMGQVVPGSLYAVAQPEELAFLELKAEPAVDPSSGKPISRVPADGRARLEMAQVPVRSAGELIAEHLRSIVRGRAAGLLGIQEVQGLLDGLEAQAPTLVKEALQKVPLPLLTEVLRKLVEEQVSIRNMRAILEALVAPTTEGDATALAERCRQALYRYLSHKFAPSGPLFAYLVDPEIEETLRAAGPRGPAPSPERVAEILEGVKRIASGGQTVLLTAPDVRRTLRKLCEGAFPDIAVLTYGELDMNLQIRPLGRLSPAALGR; this is translated from the coding sequence ATGAACCAGTTGGTGAAGCTTCTCATGAGGGCTCGCAAGTCCTCGGACGTGGTACTGGCCGTGGCGATGGCCGCGGTGTTGGGTGCGCTCATCATCCCGTTGCCGCCCTGGCTGCTGGACATGGGGCTGGCCATCAACCTGGCGGCGGCGGTGGCGTTGCTGGTGGCGGCGCTCTATGCCCGGGACGCGCTGAAGGTGACGTCCTTCCCGACGCTGCTGCTGTTCACCACGTTGTTCCGGCTCGCGCTCAACGTGTCGTCCACGCGGCTGGCGCTCGCGGAGGGACACGCGGGAGAGATCATCCAGGCCTTCGGTGAGTTCGTGGTGCGGGGGGACTACGTCGTCGGCGCGGTCATCTTCGCCATCCTCACGCTGGTGCAGTTCCTCGTGGTGGCCAAGGGGGCCGAGCGCGTGGCGGAGGTCTCCGCGCGCTTCACCCTGGACGCGATGCCGGGCAAGCAGATGTCCATCGACGCGGACCTGCGCGCGGGGGCCATCGATCAAGCGCAGGCCCGTCGGCGGCGGCGCGACCTGGAGCGCGAGTCCCAGATGTTCGGCGCCATGGATGGCGCGATGAAGTTCGTGAAGGGAGACGTCATCGCGGGCCTGGTCATCGTCGCGGTGAACCTCTTGGGTGGCATCTGCATCGGCATCCTGCAGAATGGGATGACGCTGGCCGAGGCGGCCTCCACCTACGCACTCATCGCCATCGGTGATGGACTGGTGTCGCAGATTCCCTCGCTGTGCATCGCGGTGGCGGCGGGCCTCGTCGTCACGCGCGTGGCCTCGGAGAAGGAGGAGGACTCGCTCGGCTCGGAGATCGGCTCGCAGCTCTTTGGCGAGGCCAAGGCGCTCTGGGTGGTGGCCGCGCTCTGCGTGGCGCTCGCCGCGATGCCGGGCATGCCGCACCTGACGTTCCTCGGGCTGGGAGCGGCCCTGGGAGGCCTCGCGCATGCCCTCAAGAGCATGAAGGCCGCCGTGACGGAGGAGGAAGCCGCCGCGGCCCGTGTCGAGGGCAAGCCCGAGGCAGGTGCGGCGGCCCAGGGGGGAGCGGGTGCGCCTCCGGAGAGCGCGGTGGCGCCGGTGGGGGTGGCTCCGTTGACGGTGGATCTCGCGCCGGACCTCACCCCGATGGCGCAGGAGCAGGGCGGTGCGTTCGTGCACCAGGTGCTCAATCGGGTGCGAGACGAGGTCTTCTACGAGCTCGGCGTGCGAGTGCCGGGCATCCGGGTGCGGACCGAGGCCGCGTATCTCCCCGCGGGGACCTACCGCATCCTGGTGGATGAGGTGCCCGCCGGAATGGGACAGGTCGTCCCTGGATCGCTCTACGCGGTGGCGCAGCCGGAGGAACTGGCCTTCCTGGAGCTGAAGGCGGAGCCCGCGGTGGACCCTTCCTCCGGCAAGCCCATCAGTCGTGTGCCGGCGGACGGGCGCGCGCGTCTGGAGATGGCGCAGGTTCCGGTTCGGAGCGCCGGGGAGCTCATCGCCGAGCACCTGCGGAGCATCGTCCGTGGCCGCGCGGCGGGGCTCCTGGGCATCCAGGAGGTGCAGGGGCTGCTGGATGGGCTCGAGGCGCAGGCTCCCACGCTGGTGAAGGAGGCGCTCCAGAAGGTCCCGCTGCCGCTGCTCACCGAGGTGCTGCGCAAGCTGGTGGAGGAGCAGGTGAGCATCCGGAACATGCGCGCCATTCTCGAGGCGCTGGTGGCTCCCACCACCGAGGGGGATGCCACGGCCCTGGCCGAGCGCTGCCGCCAGGCGCTGTACCGCTACCTCAGCCACAAGTTCGCCCCGTCAGGGCCGCTCTTCGCCTACCTCGTGGATCCGGAGATCGAGGAGACCCTGCGGGCTGCCGGACCGCGCGGACCGGCACCCTCGCCGGAGCGGGTGGCGGAGATTCTGGAGGGGGTGAAGCGCATCGCCTCGGGCGGGCAGACCGTGCTGCTCACCGCGCCGGATGTCCGGCGCACCCTGCGCAAGCTGTGCGAGGGCGCCTTCCCGGACATCGCGGTGCTCACCTACGGCGAGCTGGACATGAACCTGCAGATTCGCCCGCTGGGACGGCTGTCACCCGCCGCCCTGGGGCGCTGA
- a CDS encoding HU family DNA-binding protein: MLKSDLINVLVSKKGMTQKQAEATVETIFESMKEALCRGENIEIRGLGAFHVKNYQGYQGRNPKTGQIIPVKPKRGLLFRTGKELRDRVNRPAPQTPQSDISFDPKSGSGTSY, from the coding sequence ATGCTGAAGTCCGATCTGATCAACGTCCTCGTCTCCAAGAAGGGGATGACCCAGAAGCAGGCCGAGGCGACGGTCGAGACTATCTTCGAGTCCATGAAGGAAGCCCTCTGCCGCGGAGAGAACATCGAGATCCGCGGGCTGGGCGCCTTCCACGTGAAGAACTACCAGGGCTACCAGGGCCGTAACCCCAAAACGGGGCAGATCATCCCCGTGAAGCCCAAGCGCGGCCTGCTCTTCCGCACGGGCAAGGAGCTGCGCGACCGGGTCAACCGCCCGGCCCCGCAGACCCCGCAGTCCGACATCTCGTTCGACCCCAAGAGCGGCAGCGGCACCAGCTACTAG
- a CDS encoding EscT/YscT/HrcT family type III secretion system export apparatus protein has translation MNLELLHARLDLLGPSVVAVALCSARLLPVAFLCPLLGGQAAPTTVKLALVLSLALFLHHVAGVALPAPVETPLQLAALAMKELTYGTSVGLVAALPFDAARMGGRFIDLFRGTSAEASLPVAGTRESATGDALYQLLVGLVVTGGFMPVVVSGLVRGFGWVRLGTYVPTEAAVMHVVGLAGGAMATGLAVGAPIAAAVMAVDCLLGMVSRAAPQVNLQDVGAPLRILAGGALLWLGLGILCERLLASFLSVDAALLWLGEVAR, from the coding sequence ATGAACCTCGAGCTCCTTCACGCCCGGCTGGACCTGCTGGGCCCGAGCGTGGTCGCGGTGGCCTTGTGCTCCGCGCGTCTGCTGCCGGTGGCCTTCCTGTGTCCGCTGTTGGGAGGACAGGCGGCTCCGACGACGGTGAAGCTCGCCTTGGTGCTGAGCCTCGCGCTCTTCCTGCACCATGTGGCGGGAGTGGCCCTGCCCGCGCCAGTGGAGACGCCGCTGCAACTGGCCGCCCTGGCGATGAAGGAGCTCACCTACGGCACGTCCGTGGGTCTGGTGGCGGCGCTGCCCTTCGACGCGGCGCGGATGGGCGGGCGCTTCATCGACCTCTTCCGGGGCACGTCGGCGGAGGCGAGCCTGCCGGTGGCGGGGACGCGCGAGTCGGCCACGGGAGATGCGCTCTACCAGCTCCTCGTCGGACTGGTGGTGACGGGGGGATTCATGCCCGTCGTCGTCTCGGGGCTGGTGCGGGGCTTCGGGTGGGTGCGGCTTGGTACGTACGTGCCCACCGAGGCGGCGGTGATGCACGTGGTGGGGCTGGCTGGGGGGGCGATGGCCACGGGGCTCGCGGTGGGAGCTCCCATCGCCGCGGCGGTGATGGCGGTGGACTGCCTGCTGGGAATGGTGTCGCGCGCCGCGCCCCAGGTGAATCTCCAGGACGTGGGCGCGCCGCTGCGCATCCTCGCGGGAGGGGCGTTGCTGTGGCTCGGACTGGGCATCCTCTGTGAGCGCTTGCTGGCGAGCTTTCTCTCGGTGGACGCCGCGCTGCTCTGGCTCGGGGAGGTGGCGCGGTGA
- a CDS encoding EscU/YscU/HrcU family type III secretion system export apparatus switch protein yields the protein MSEKTEQPSAKRLRDARRKGQIPRSRLLSSSVVTFGGLLGLSMSAPMGFARLKEWTARLMLHQEPSGAWQEAGWVMVLLSGPVLGGALMASLGVSVATVGFELNAEHVMPKLERINPAEGLKKLFSVKPFIEVGKALLVAAVVVWLVWSAAVDAGPDVLRTAWLEGTRGLEIALGLLGPLVIRLACILVVLGVGDYALARRRHVKDLMMTREEVKREHKESEGDPHHKNQRKALHRQLAAGGAARGVQKASVVVVNPTHIAVALRYATEECEAPYLVAKGREQDAFRLRREAERLGIPVVRDVPLARSLIHYDIGEELPEELYQAAAAVLRVAQESQDVDDRPRRQTS from the coding sequence GTGAGCGAGAAGACGGAACAACCCTCGGCGAAGCGTCTGCGCGATGCACGCCGCAAGGGACAGATTCCGCGCAGTCGGCTCCTGTCCTCCAGTGTGGTGACCTTCGGAGGGCTGCTCGGCCTGAGCATGTCGGCGCCCATGGGGTTCGCGCGGCTGAAGGAGTGGACGGCCCGGCTGATGCTGCACCAGGAGCCCTCGGGGGCGTGGCAGGAGGCGGGTTGGGTGATGGTGCTCCTGTCTGGGCCCGTGCTCGGCGGGGCGCTGATGGCGTCTCTCGGGGTGTCCGTGGCCACGGTGGGCTTCGAGCTGAACGCGGAGCACGTGATGCCGAAGCTCGAGCGCATCAATCCAGCGGAGGGCTTGAAGAAGCTCTTCAGCGTGAAACCCTTCATCGAGGTGGGCAAGGCCCTGCTCGTGGCGGCGGTGGTGGTGTGGCTCGTCTGGAGCGCGGCCGTGGATGCGGGACCGGACGTGCTCCGCACGGCCTGGCTGGAGGGAACGCGGGGGCTGGAGATCGCCCTGGGCCTGCTCGGGCCGCTCGTCATCCGGCTCGCGTGCATCCTCGTGGTGCTGGGCGTGGGGGACTACGCGCTCGCGCGGCGGCGTCACGTGAAGGACCTGATGATGACGCGCGAGGAGGTGAAGCGGGAGCACAAGGAGAGCGAGGGCGACCCGCACCACAAGAACCAGCGCAAGGCGTTGCACCGTCAGTTGGCCGCGGGAGGCGCGGCACGCGGGGTGCAAAAGGCCAGCGTCGTGGTCGTCAACCCTACGCACATCGCAGTCGCGCTTCGCTACGCCACGGAGGAGTGTGAGGCGCCCTATCTCGTCGCCAAGGGGCGCGAGCAGGACGCTTTCAGGCTGAGGCGCGAGGCCGAACGGCTCGGAATCCCGGTGGTTCGGGACGTGCCGCTGGCCCGCAGCCTCATCCACTACGACATCGGGGAGGAACTCCCCGAGGAACTGTACCAGGCCGCCGCGGCGGTCCTCCGGGTGGCGCAGGAGTCGCAGGACGTGGACGACCGTCCACGGAGGCAGACGTCATGA